Below is a genomic region from Actinoallomurus bryophytorum.
TACGTCGCCGAAGTAGACCTTCCCGCGCGCCACGGCCGGACCGTCCTGCACCTGCGTGCCGCCGGTACCCACCGAGGCGAGATCGAAGCTCCACCGCGCGGCGCCGGTACGCGCGTCGCGGGCGTACATCCGCCCGTCCGGACCGCCGAAGTACACGGTGCCACCGACGACGGCCGGCTGACTGCGCGGCGTCCCGGCCTGCTGCGGATACGCGAACGCCCACTTGAGCTTCAACCCGCCCACGTTGGCCGGGGTGATGTCGTGCTCGGCCGGGTTGAACCTGTCGCCCAGCCGGTCCCCCTGCCAGGTCGGCCAGTCACCGTTCGCCGTCCGCACGGCGGCCGCGGACGGCCCGGCCAGGGACAGCGCCGCCGCCATCGCCGCCGTGATCACTAATGTCGTCCCGCGTCCCCGCATGCCGATCTCTCCCTTCGATGCCCGCACCGTCTGGCGGGGCTCGTCAAGAGTGACGAAAACATCTCTGGCGGCGCATCGACCGGTGGGCCATACCGAATCAACCGAAAGGCGCGCTGACACCAGCCGATCGGAACCCCGTCAGGCCGAACGTCGCTCCCACCAGAGGTCGGCGTCACGGTCGAGCCTGCCGATGACCATGTTGGCCGCGGCGACGACGCCGAAAAGGACGGCCAGGGTGCGGTGCCCGAGCAGGTCAAGGCAGATCAACGCCACGAAGAAGACGAGCCCCTGGACGGCGGCGACACCGTACGGCGGGAGCTTCACCTGGGCCTTGGGCGAGGCGAAGATTCCCCAGACCACGGCGGCCACCAGGGGCGCCCCGATACCCAGCACGAGACTGAGGACGAGCCCGCCACCCGTAGCGGCCCCCCACCAGGCGAACACGGCCAGTGCCACGAGCTCGACGACGAAGGCGAGGATGTCGTTCACCAGCCGCAACGGCCCCGGAATTGTGAGATCACCCCCGGCCAGACGCTTCCAGCGCGGCAGCTCCGCGTAGATCGTCACGCCTACCAGCACCCAGACGAGCATGGCTACCGGCACAGGCCATGCCGCCCAAGCCGCGACCACGGCGGCGAGCAGCTGCAACACGCTGAGCCCGATCGTCACCTCTCCCGGAACCTCCACCACGACCGCGACCTTGTCACCAGGCGTCGCGAAGACCGTGGGCAGCCCGATGAGC
It encodes:
- a CDS encoding YrdB family protein, with the translated sequence MLRFASEIVAWVATPWALAVHSPVLAGAALLLLIGLPTVFATPGDKVAVVVEVPGEVTIGLSVLQLLAAVVAAWAAWPVPVAMLVWVLVGVTIYAELPRWKRLAGGDLTIPGPLRLVNDILAFVVELVALAVFAWWGAATGGGLVLSLVLGIGAPLVAAVVWGIFASPKAQVKLPPYGVAAVQGLVFFVALICLDLLGHRTLAVLFGVVAAANMVIGRLDRDADLWWERRSA